The following coding sequences lie in one Tichowtungia aerotolerans genomic window:
- a CDS encoding arylsulfatase: protein MFWLKSAGFGMNVSMDRRSFIGTGGAAAGLLWAGCKTTPSAKKPKINILFIMDDQHRGDCIGAAGADWLKTPNLDRLANEGVLFNRSYSSMPSCLPARAAVLTGLRPWNHGLLSFLTIPNQYKVEYPQLFTDAGYRTHVAGKNHFYGAKHGFQTCEVEEIDKRLRPDGLYRDDYMRWMQLNHPDKDPKGGAPSFTDHRGNRAWPYEEEVHPTTWTAERAKAFLREYDGDAPWFLKFSCHRPHPPFDAPKRLIDFYKAQDLPEPVVGEWAEEQYGECRGSIYNSPSSGIGHYSDEEIHDSRAAYYAAITYVDEKIGEVLQVLEERGELENTLILFTSDHGDMMGDHHLWRKVYPYESSAHVPMIIRWPDGLRIGMPRGQKLDHLVELRDIMPTFLDAAGIPVPPNLDGDSMLKILRNPACAWREVLDLEHGAQYFAEQAYVALTDQRYKYIYHTQSGEQELFDLKADPHETKNITDPALLEPWRRRMIAFLEERGEEWVKDGELVVQPRRIRYGPNFAKQMVKPADAECEVRFNKPEEPPALAEYVKRLDAVNPYVASDPDAQRPE from the coding sequence ATGTTCTGGCTGAAATCGGCCGGGTTTGGCATGAACGTATCCATGGATCGCAGAAGTTTTATCGGAACGGGCGGTGCGGCCGCAGGGCTGCTTTGGGCAGGATGTAAAACCACTCCGTCGGCTAAAAAGCCGAAGATCAATATCCTGTTCATTATGGATGATCAGCACCGCGGCGACTGCATCGGTGCGGCGGGCGCGGACTGGCTGAAAACGCCGAACCTCGACCGGCTGGCCAACGAAGGCGTTCTGTTCAACCGCTCCTATTCGTCGATGCCGTCCTGCCTGCCTGCGCGCGCCGCGGTTCTGACCGGCCTGCGCCCGTGGAACCACGGCCTGCTTTCGTTTTTGACGATTCCGAATCAGTACAAGGTGGAGTATCCGCAGCTGTTCACCGATGCGGGCTACCGCACGCACGTGGCCGGCAAAAACCATTTTTACGGCGCGAAGCACGGCTTCCAGACCTGTGAGGTGGAGGAGATCGATAAGCGGCTGCGGCCCGACGGACTTTACCGCGACGACTACATGCGCTGGATGCAGCTTAATCATCCCGACAAGGATCCGAAGGGCGGGGCGCCCAGCTTTACCGACCATCGCGGCAACCGCGCCTGGCCGTACGAGGAGGAGGTCCATCCGACCACCTGGACTGCCGAGCGCGCCAAGGCATTCCTGCGCGAGTACGACGGCGACGCGCCCTGGTTCCTGAAGTTTTCATGTCACCGTCCACATCCGCCGTTCGACGCGCCGAAGCGGTTGATCGATTTTTACAAGGCGCAGGATTTGCCGGAGCCGGTAGTCGGCGAGTGGGCTGAAGAGCAGTACGGGGAATGCCGCGGATCGATTTATAATTCACCGAGTTCCGGGATCGGCCATTATTCCGACGAGGAAATTCATGATTCGCGCGCGGCCTACTATGCCGCCATCACCTACGTCGACGAAAAGATCGGCGAGGTGCTGCAGGTGCTCGAAGAGCGCGGCGAGCTGGAGAACACACTGATTCTGTTCACTTCCGACCACGGCGACATGATGGGCGACCATCATCTGTGGCGGAAAGTCTATCCGTACGAGTCGAGTGCGCACGTGCCGATGATTATCCGCTGGCCTGACGGGCTCAGGATTGGGATGCCGCGGGGGCAGAAGCTCGATCATCTCGTTGAGCTGCGCGACATCATGCCGACCTTTCTCGATGCCGCAGGCATTCCGGTTCCGCCGAATCTTGACGGCGACAGCATGTTGAAAATTCTGCGCAACCCCGCTTGCGCATGGCGCGAGGTGCTCGATCTCGAACACGGCGCGCAGTATTTTGCCGAGCAGGCGTACGTTGCGCTGACCGATCAGCGGTACAAATATATTTATCACACGCAGAGCGGCGAACAGGAGCTGTTCGACCTTAAAGCGGATCCGCACGAAACGAAGAATATCACCGACCCGGCACTGCTGGAACCGTGGCGCAGGCGGATGATCGCCTTCCTCGAGGAGCGCGGCGAAGAGTGGGTCAAGGACGGCGAACTCGTGGTGCAGCCCCGGCGCATTCGCTACGGCCCCAACTTCGCGAAGCAGATGGTGAAGCCCGCTGATGCGGAGTGCGAGGTGCGCTTCAACAAACCGGAAGAGCCGCCGGCGCTGGCCGAATACGTGAAACGGCTCGACGCCGTGAACCCGTATGTCGCCAGCGATCCCGACGCCCAGCGGCCGGAATAA
- a CDS encoding Na/Pi cotransporter family protein translates to MNEWMTTFSVAGGLALFVFGMHTMTEGLRGCAGANLRKILARATRNRVNGAGLGTLIGFLVQSSAATVMIVGFISAGLMTLAQSVPVMLGANIGTTLSMQLISFKLADYCFAAIALGFLLRAAVPQPRIKAGGTALLGFGLLFLGMSTMSGAIAPYRETFTPVFEQVDGSTIGGMIRGILLATVITGIIQSSGAVIGMTFALIEAGVITDLPGAFPIIIGANIGTCVTALLGSIGTHIEARRSAISHLLFNIFSTAVAAAAAPLFYRWIPMLGNDPVHQAANANTVKMVITALMVLPFAPLHAALVRRLVPSRKAPPQPSFLDEDLVPTPEQALHAVLRELRRMTELCRESLALDEQLLDEKNNRAVRTIYQNEKTLDSVKQATSDYLVKITSRVLSRRQAVLAQHLDRCMTEIERIGDHLKVICRLNSRLLPYTQHVFFTPFRNQLKELYRAISRILGNLSESLDPEHKNREETAAAILADRKKFVEKKDTAKRLIIEHVGRNEMPPRLGIYLNEYQMTFSKIARHCKTIAGAQKSPFFWLKEHKLGRHSEAYAEKDILDELDESDFYEHLD, encoded by the coding sequence ATGAATGAATGGATGACAACGTTTTCGGTGGCCGGTGGATTGGCACTCTTTGTTTTCGGCATGCACACGATGACCGAAGGCCTGCGCGGCTGCGCCGGGGCCAATCTGCGTAAAATCCTGGCCCGCGCCACGCGTAATCGCGTGAACGGCGCAGGACTCGGAACGCTAATCGGATTTCTGGTGCAAAGCAGCGCAGCGACTGTCATGATTGTCGGGTTTATCAGCGCGGGACTGATGACTCTGGCGCAGTCGGTTCCGGTGATGCTTGGGGCCAACATCGGCACAACGCTTTCGATGCAGCTGATTTCGTTCAAACTGGCCGATTACTGCTTCGCGGCGATTGCGCTCGGTTTTTTGCTGCGCGCCGCCGTGCCGCAACCGCGAATCAAGGCCGGCGGCACCGCCCTGCTCGGATTCGGACTGCTCTTTCTCGGCATGTCGACCATGAGCGGCGCAATCGCTCCGTACCGCGAAACATTTACTCCCGTCTTCGAGCAGGTGGACGGTTCCACAATCGGCGGTATGATCCGCGGGATTCTGCTCGCAACGGTCATTACCGGCATCATCCAGAGCAGCGGCGCGGTGATCGGCATGACCTTTGCACTGATTGAGGCCGGCGTGATTACCGATCTGCCCGGCGCATTCCCGATCATTATCGGCGCCAACATCGGCACCTGCGTCACGGCACTGCTCGGAAGCATCGGCACCCATATCGAGGCCCGGCGCAGTGCCATCTCGCATCTGCTGTTCAACATTTTCAGCACGGCGGTCGCGGCCGCCGCCGCGCCACTGTTCTACCGCTGGATTCCAATGCTTGGAAACGATCCGGTTCATCAGGCCGCCAACGCCAACACCGTTAAAATGGTCATCACTGCGCTGATGGTCCTTCCGTTTGCGCCGCTGCACGCCGCGCTGGTCCGACGGCTGGTTCCGTCCCGCAAAGCACCGCCGCAGCCAAGCTTCCTCGATGAGGATCTGGTGCCGACGCCGGAACAGGCGCTGCATGCCGTCCTGCGCGAACTGCGCCGCATGACTGAGCTGTGCCGCGAAAGCCTCGCTCTGGACGAACAGCTGCTCGATGAAAAAAACAACCGCGCCGTCCGCACCATTTATCAGAACGAAAAGACGCTCGACTCGGTTAAGCAGGCCACCAGTGATTATCTGGTCAAAATCACCTCGCGCGTTCTGTCGCGGCGGCAGGCGGTCCTCGCGCAGCATCTCGACCGCTGCATGACGGAAATCGAACGAATTGGGGATCACCTCAAAGTGATCTGCCGGCTCAACAGTCGACTTCTGCCCTACACGCAGCACGTTTTCTTCACCCCGTTCCGCAACCAGCTCAAGGAACTGTACCGAGCCATCAGCCGTATTCTCGGGAACCTGAGTGAATCACTCGATCCGGAACATAAAAACCGCGAAGAAACCGCCGCAGCCATTCTGGCTGACCGTAAAAAATTTGTAGAAAAGAAAGACACGGCCAAGAGACTGATTATCGAACACGTCGGCCGCAATGAAATGCCGCCGCGTTTAGGCATTTATCTGAACGAGTATCAAATGACCTTCAGTAAAATCGCCCGGCACTGTAAAACGATTGCCGGAGCACAGAAGAGTCCCTTCTTCTGGCTGAAGGAACACAAGCTCGGACGCCATTCTGAGGCCTATGCTGAAAAAGATATTTTAGACGAACTCGACGAAAGCGATTTTTATGAACATCTTGACTGA
- a CDS encoding exodeoxyribonuclease III codes for MKLMSWNVNGIRAVMKKGFMDFLAVQQPDILCLQEIKVHNDDLPEDIRQCGWLDGYQGFWNGAKRKGYSGTATLSKTEPVSVETEIGDERFDAEGRFQFMDFSDFFLINTYVPNVKGDLSRLDERQEFDALLLAKIKQLEKTKPVILCGDMNVAHHPIDLARPKANEGNAGYTIEERQGMTNYIESDLVDTFRSLHPEAEKYSWWSYRGRARENNVGWRIDYVLTSKELEPRIQSADILDEITGSDHCPVELCIGKA; via the coding sequence ATGAAGCTGATGTCTTGGAATGTGAACGGAATCCGGGCCGTGATGAAAAAGGGGTTCATGGATTTCCTTGCGGTTCAGCAACCCGATATCCTCTGTCTACAGGAAATTAAGGTTCATAATGATGACCTGCCGGAAGACATCCGACAATGCGGATGGCTTGATGGCTATCAAGGATTCTGGAACGGTGCCAAACGCAAGGGCTACAGCGGAACCGCCACGCTGAGCAAAACCGAACCCGTTTCCGTTGAAACCGAAATCGGCGATGAGCGCTTTGATGCCGAAGGCCGCTTCCAGTTTATGGACTTCAGCGATTTTTTCCTGATCAACACCTACGTCCCGAACGTAAAAGGCGATCTGTCCCGCCTCGATGAACGACAGGAATTTGACGCACTGCTTTTAGCGAAGATTAAACAACTGGAAAAAACCAAACCGGTCATTCTCTGCGGCGATATGAATGTGGCGCACCACCCGATCGATCTGGCGCGGCCGAAAGCCAACGAAGGCAACGCCGGCTATACCATTGAAGAGCGTCAGGGCATGACCAACTATATCGAGTCCGATCTCGTCGACACCTTTCGTTCTTTGCATCCGGAAGCAGAAAAGTATTCATGGTGGAGCTACCGCGGACGCGCCCGCGAAAACAATGTCGGCTGGAGAATTGATTATGTTCTCACCAGCAAAGAACTGGAGCCGCGGATCCAGTCCGCCGACATCCTTGATGAAATTACCGGCTCCGATCACTGCCCCGTCGAGCTCTGTATCGGCAAAGCTTAA
- a CDS encoding HAD family hydrolase: protein MNILTDRIQELSRPLEPLPTGTALCLKPLDDIDTVLFDIYGTLLISGSGDVGTAAATDSSEALVQSLIVSGYEGDHERAGELGPGLLRTEIEHWHEIARDAGTDYPEVEISRVWKKLIQRFQSLEILKHDDDPMRIERLAVEYECRVNPVWPMPAAQSTIENLQARGFRLGIVSNAQFYTPLIMETLFGKPLEELGFEPNLCVFSYKALRAKPSIELFQTLETKTDWSKTLYVGNDMLNDIWTASQVGCRTCLFAGDRRSLRLRKKDKHCKHLAADAVVDHLHQITEMV, encoded by the coding sequence ATGAACATCTTGACTGACCGCATCCAGGAGTTGAGCCGGCCACTCGAACCGCTCCCGACCGGAACAGCGCTCTGTCTGAAACCGCTGGACGACATCGACACCGTTCTGTTCGACATTTACGGGACCCTGCTGATCTCCGGGTCCGGCGACGTCGGAACCGCGGCCGCAACCGACAGCTCGGAAGCGCTGGTCCAGTCGCTGATTGTGTCCGGTTATGAAGGCGATCACGAGCGCGCCGGCGAACTCGGTCCCGGGCTGCTCCGCACAGAAATCGAGCACTGGCACGAAATCGCCCGCGACGCCGGAACCGATTATCCGGAAGTGGAGATTTCCCGGGTTTGGAAAAAACTGATTCAACGTTTCCAATCCCTGGAAATTCTCAAGCACGACGACGACCCGATGCGGATTGAGCGGCTGGCGGTGGAATATGAATGCCGGGTCAATCCCGTCTGGCCGATGCCTGCCGCACAAAGCACCATCGAAAACCTGCAAGCGCGCGGCTTCCGCCTCGGAATTGTTTCGAATGCGCAGTTTTATACACCGCTGATTATGGAAACGCTGTTTGGCAAGCCGCTCGAAGAACTCGGCTTCGAGCCGAACCTGTGCGTGTTTTCCTATAAAGCGCTGCGCGCCAAACCGTCCATTGAACTTTTCCAAACCCTGGAAACGAAAACCGACTGGAGCAAAACGCTGTATGTCGGCAACGACATGCTCAACGACATCTGGACCGCCTCGCAGGTCGGATGCCGCACCTGCCTGTTCGCCGGGGACCGGCGCTCGCTGCGCCTGCGCAAAAAAGATAAACACTGCAAACATCTGGCTGCCGACGCCGTAGTCGATCACCTGCATCAAATCACGGAGATGGTGTGA
- a CDS encoding sirohydrochlorin chelatase, producing MTFLFKAFMLWRMNNALLIISHGSRRSASNEEVLSLTTSLREAAASSVAIVDCAFLEITRPTVQEKIDQMANSGVTSIQVFPHFLAAGAHVTFDIPREIETARQKHPGITFHILPHLGSLEGLPTLIFKTIQTTS from the coding sequence TTGACCTTTCTTTTCAAAGCATTTATGCTCTGGAGAATGAACAATGCACTGTTAATAATTTCGCACGGAAGCCGCCGGTCCGCATCGAATGAGGAAGTGCTTTCCCTGACGACCAGCCTTCGCGAAGCCGCTGCCTCTTCCGTCGCCATAGTCGATTGTGCGTTTCTGGAAATCACCCGTCCAACCGTTCAGGAAAAAATCGATCAGATGGCCAACAGCGGCGTCACGAGCATTCAGGTTTTCCCGCACTTTCTCGCCGCCGGCGCGCACGTAACCTTCGATATTCCCCGCGAAATTGAAACTGCCCGCCAAAAACACCCCGGCATCACATTCCATATTCTTCCGCACCTCGGCTCTCTCGAAGGTCTGCCCACCCTTATCTTCAAAACGATCCAGACAACATCATGA
- the rnk gene encoding nucleoside diphosphate kinase regulator, producing MKKKPIIITWPDHARLTELVEEQNPTSLAPDARAFQQLRRELERAQLVAAKDIPADVVTMNSQVRVFDLEVGDQYIFTLAWPNQQNMSDDRINVLAPLGMALLGSRVGQEIEWPLPDGRSCQLRVEEVLYQPENSPQNENAGRSGWHESISS from the coding sequence ATGAAAAAAAAGCCCATCATAATAACCTGGCCGGATCATGCGCGGCTGACCGAACTGGTTGAAGAGCAGAATCCTACAAGCCTCGCCCCCGATGCTCGCGCCTTTCAGCAGTTGCGTCGTGAATTGGAGCGTGCGCAGCTGGTTGCGGCTAAGGATATTCCCGCGGATGTTGTCACCATGAACTCTCAGGTTCGGGTTTTTGATCTGGAGGTAGGCGACCAGTATATCTTTACACTTGCCTGGCCGAATCAGCAGAATATGTCGGATGATCGGATCAATGTCTTGGCTCCGCTGGGCATGGCGTTGCTCGGCAGCCGGGTGGGGCAGGAAATTGAATGGCCTCTGCCTGATGGAAGAAGCTGTCAGTTGCGGGTTGAGGAGGTTCTTTACCAGCCGGAAAACAGTCCCCAGAATGAGAATGCAGGCAGGAGCGGTTGGCATGAGTCAATTTCGTCATGA
- a CDS encoding glycosyltransferase family 4 protein yields the protein MKIAIVHYHARPGGVTRVVERAVESLGERAHCLFFTGEAATGDTPLQNKIRVVPNLGYSTQQKFHPLELLRRARGAFGSDPDVWHIHNHSLGKNPALTQEVTSLAMAGQKILLQIHDFAEDGRPDNYTNLGKLKDRLYPVSEHIHYAVLNQRDFDFLNAAGIPEKNLHLLPNAVSPLPATQRPEPKAQRLYVYPCRAIRRKNIGELLLWSAAMPDAKFAVTLAPKNPDVKPIYDAWVAFAEELGLNVEFDVGADTPFEEMIAQADSLVTTSIAEGFGLAFLEPWLAGKPLVGRNLPEITADFAQHGLDLSTLYDRIAIPLTSNAWNIGAEFFQTLEEKLRAAYEAYGRDWSDERFEEARTELVPDGTVDFGILDEDLQRVIIRAAKENPAMFAGGLGDASGQIANNGAVVQKSYSPEAYGDQLASLYQTVLNSRPGSIQYADGRKLLDEFLNPARFNLLRT from the coding sequence ATGAAAATCGCCATCGTCCATTATCATGCCCGGCCCGGCGGCGTCACCCGCGTGGTCGAACGCGCCGTCGAATCGCTCGGCGAGCGGGCGCACTGCCTCTTTTTCACCGGCGAAGCAGCCACCGGCGACACTCCGCTGCAGAACAAAATCCGGGTCGTTCCAAACCTTGGATACTCAACTCAGCAGAAGTTCCACCCTCTGGAACTTCTGCGCCGGGCGCGCGGCGCCTTCGGCAGCGACCCGGACGTCTGGCATATTCACAACCACAGCCTCGGCAAAAACCCCGCGCTGACGCAGGAAGTCACCTCGCTCGCAATGGCCGGACAGAAAATCCTGCTGCAGATCCACGACTTTGCCGAAGACGGCCGCCCCGACAACTACACCAACCTCGGCAAACTCAAAGACCGGCTCTATCCCGTTTCAGAACACATCCATTACGCTGTACTCAATCAGCGCGACTTTGACTTTCTCAACGCCGCCGGGATTCCCGAAAAAAATCTGCATCTCCTTCCCAATGCCGTTTCTCCACTGCCCGCCACCCAACGTCCCGAGCCTAAAGCCCAGCGACTCTATGTGTATCCGTGCAGAGCGATAAGACGCAAAAACATCGGCGAACTGCTGCTGTGGAGCGCCGCCATGCCGGACGCGAAGTTCGCCGTCACCCTCGCGCCGAAAAATCCGGATGTAAAACCCATTTACGACGCATGGGTCGCCTTCGCCGAAGAGCTCGGCCTCAACGTGGAATTCGATGTCGGCGCCGACACACCGTTTGAAGAAATGATTGCCCAAGCCGATTCGCTGGTCACCACCAGCATCGCCGAAGGTTTCGGCCTCGCCTTCCTCGAGCCGTGGCTGGCCGGCAAACCGCTCGTCGGGCGAAACCTGCCGGAGATTACAGCCGACTTTGCGCAGCACGGACTCGATCTCTCCACGCTGTACGACCGCATCGCCATTCCGCTCACTTCCAATGCCTGGAACATCGGAGCCGAATTTTTCCAAACCCTGGAAGAAAAACTGCGCGCCGCGTATGAAGCCTACGGCCGGGACTGGAGCGATGAGCGCTTTGAAGAAGCCCGCACAGAGCTGGTTCCGGACGGAACGGTTGATTTCGGAATTCTCGATGAAGACCTGCAGCGCGTCATCATCCGCGCCGCCAAAGAAAACCCGGCGATGTTTGCCGGAGGGCTTGGCGATGCTTCCGGGCAGATTGCAAACAACGGTGCCGTTGTTCAGAAAAGCTACAGCCCCGAAGCCTATGGCGATCAGCTCGCATCCCTCTACCAAACCGTCCTGAACAGCCGCCCCGGCTCCATTCAATATGCCGATGGCCGGAAACTGCTCGACGAATTCCTCAACCCCGCGCGATTCAACCTCTTAAGAACCTGA
- a CDS encoding PTS sugar transporter subunit IIA translates to MSQFRHEITVIMVASPGFRSLIGCYAEMIAGNPSARIYSTDEGGLSGLVAELKCSALTERVDLIVSEWMKDPKIMQRLLRIAQELELPAVFIRPGTTQPGGRLVVSTSGGPNICEQMWVAREISTRIGRPLEILHWQDEGCFGRRCCSAGDFAVEKILSHLLGIQPVVHQPAGSDFITGVAEWLAPDDLLIMGAPSSLRWTADFAGSLPDQVEKRIKNPLFLFSSPEGCVRLRRLFWGELIKPQMRADGKEEALSLLVDNLVDHNQLPAHCKAEILRRVLKREKRQSAAVDCETAFPHVTLPGCFGVVCSMGIFPEGVDFKSADGSLSRFICLFVTPEGFSDEYLTALAKIAKRMVLPDVRQALLRSETFVQALDILEPNSK, encoded by the coding sequence ATGAGTCAATTTCGTCATGAAATCACTGTGATCATGGTGGCTTCACCGGGTTTCCGTTCTCTTATTGGCTGTTATGCAGAAATGATTGCCGGAAATCCGAGCGCGCGAATTTATTCGACTGATGAGGGAGGTCTTTCCGGTCTGGTGGCAGAACTCAAATGTTCTGCCCTCACCGAAAGAGTGGACCTGATTGTCAGTGAGTGGATGAAGGATCCGAAGATCATGCAACGTCTGCTGCGGATCGCTCAGGAGCTGGAACTTCCGGCCGTGTTTATTCGACCCGGCACGACTCAGCCGGGGGGGCGATTGGTTGTGTCCACAAGCGGCGGCCCGAATATTTGTGAACAAATGTGGGTTGCTCGGGAGATATCGACCCGCATCGGGCGACCGCTGGAGATACTTCACTGGCAGGACGAAGGGTGCTTCGGCAGGCGGTGTTGCTCTGCCGGGGACTTTGCGGTTGAAAAGATATTGTCGCACCTGCTGGGAATTCAGCCGGTCGTCCATCAGCCGGCGGGTTCGGATTTTATCACTGGAGTGGCTGAATGGCTTGCTCCTGACGATCTGCTTATTATGGGGGCCCCCAGTTCGTTGCGATGGACTGCAGACTTCGCCGGTTCATTGCCCGACCAGGTGGAAAAACGTATTAAAAACCCGTTGTTCTTATTCTCTTCTCCGGAAGGATGCGTCAGGTTGAGACGCCTTTTCTGGGGAGAGTTGATTAAGCCGCAGATGCGGGCCGACGGAAAGGAAGAGGCGCTCAGTCTTTTGGTTGATAACTTAGTTGATCACAATCAACTGCCGGCCCATTGCAAGGCGGAGATTCTACGGCGCGTGTTGAAGCGGGAGAAAAGACAATCCGCCGCGGTGGATTGTGAAACAGCCTTTCCTCATGTTACATTGCCCGGTTGCTTTGGTGTGGTGTGCAGTATGGGGATTTTCCCGGAGGGGGTCGATTTCAAGAGTGCTGACGGTTCCCTGTCGCGTTTTATTTGCCTGTTTGTCACGCCGGAGGGTTTCTCTGATGAATATCTGACAGCCTTGGCAAAAATCGCGAAACGAATGGTTCTTCCAGACGTGCGTCAGGCGTTGCTTCGGAGCGAAACGTTTGTACAGGCTCTGGATATTCTGGAGCCGAATTCAAAATAG
- a CDS encoding HAD family hydrolase — MISAVIFDFDGVIVDSERLHWAAFNAVMEPRGKTIEWPEYLETYIGFDDRDAFRCAFPNLGKDELPQLIQAKAAAFQELLNDGGAAALPGSVELIQHLSGTIPIAICSGALKEDIFPIIGKLGVADAFDQIVTADDTHISKPDPAPYLLAKERLRVASGIAIEDTPAGIASAKGAGLKVLAVTNSYPKELLKDADVIVDTLDGLTGERLTELFA; from the coding sequence ATGATTTCAGCAGTAATTTTTGATTTTGACGGGGTCATTGTTGATTCCGAGCGGCTGCACTGGGCGGCATTCAATGCAGTTATGGAGCCGCGCGGAAAAACGATTGAATGGCCGGAGTATCTCGAAACCTACATCGGTTTTGATGATCGCGATGCGTTCCGCTGTGCTTTTCCAAACCTTGGAAAAGATGAGCTGCCCCAATTGATTCAAGCCAAGGCGGCGGCGTTTCAGGAACTGCTGAACGACGGCGGCGCGGCGGCTCTGCCCGGCTCCGTTGAGCTGATTCAACATCTGTCGGGAACCATTCCGATCGCAATCTGCTCCGGCGCACTGAAAGAGGATATCTTTCCAATCATTGGAAAACTCGGCGTGGCCGATGCGTTTGATCAGATTGTAACGGCGGACGATACGCATATCAGCAAACCCGATCCCGCTCCGTACCTGCTGGCAAAAGAGCGGCTTCGCGTTGCATCCGGCATTGCAATCGAAGACACCCCTGCGGGAATCGCCTCCGCCAAAGGTGCGGGCCTGAAGGTACTGGCCGTAACCAACAGCTATCCGAAAGAACTTCTCAAAGACGCCGACGTCATCGTCGATACACTCGACGGACTGACCGGCGAAAGGCTCACGGAGCTGTTCGCCTAG
- a CDS encoding glycerophosphodiester phosphodiesterase, giving the protein MNIFRILFCSAILVITGCIMPKNTTGLHAVLGKERQDVANYRCTMGAHRGDSSFYTENSPRAIRAAQNNPRYAFIEFDVQYSADRVPVVVHDGNLRRVFQHPEKVKKEPFDMLQKLSGNEIAAYEDIMNLADGKRVNIEIKSQGDEEADRQLIDRVMDDIRDRGIEEGVLISSISNEAVEYVKTRYPEMKAGQIFFVKASTWLPFDFLTKGLYRTTSADYLMLYTANLSNIEDLINLKPKDKTLVFWDFGETMYIVHKDFSDRLWGQSATMNVVNWLRFQIARPFAR; this is encoded by the coding sequence GTGAATATTTTCCGAATCCTTTTCTGCTCAGCCATTCTGGTCATCACCGGCTGCATAATGCCGAAAAACACAACCGGCCTGCATGCCGTGCTGGGAAAAGAGCGCCAGGATGTTGCAAACTATCGCTGCACGATGGGGGCTCATCGCGGAGATTCGAGCTTTTACACCGAGAATTCGCCGCGAGCGATCCGCGCCGCACAGAACAATCCGCGCTATGCCTTCATCGAATTTGACGTCCAATATTCCGCGGACAGAGTGCCGGTAGTCGTGCATGACGGCAATCTGCGCCGGGTTTTTCAACATCCGGAAAAGGTGAAAAAAGAACCGTTTGATATGCTTCAAAAGCTGAGCGGCAATGAAATTGCTGCCTATGAAGACATCATGAACCTTGCGGACGGGAAACGCGTCAACATCGAAATCAAATCACAAGGTGATGAAGAAGCCGATCGACAGTTGATCGACCGAGTGATGGACGACATCCGAGACCGGGGCATTGAAGAAGGCGTGCTGATCAGCTCTATTTCCAACGAGGCAGTGGAATACGTGAAAACCCGATATCCTGAGATGAAAGCCGGACAGATCTTTTTCGTAAAAGCATCCACCTGGCTGCCGTTTGATTTCCTCACCAAAGGACTGTACCGCACCACCTCGGCGGACTACCTCATGCTTTACACCGCCAATCTGAGCAATATTGAAGACCTGATCAATTTAAAGCCCAAAGACAAAACCCTCGTCTTCTGGGATTTCGGCGAAACGATGTACATCGTCCACAAAGATTTTTCGGATCGCCTCTGGGGGCAGTCCGCAACCATGAACGTTGTCAACTGGCTCCGCTTTCAAATCGCGCGACCGTTTGCGCGATAA